A section of the Festucalex cinctus isolate MCC-2025b chromosome 9, RoL_Fcin_1.0, whole genome shotgun sequence genome encodes:
- the n4bp3 gene encoding NEDD4-binding protein 3-A, which produces MAASVQTLPRPSKTFQSSFPASSFSPRCNMGSVGSLVERPDVSPTKVNKAVPQVRPKPTNGLLKKGFTQRELLNYLNITRKEPKANQSSGSKKDIMASIGGRKEEELYAKVFHKDGTEIDLTKNSLPSGGKYEKPRFRSSAFKPVTPKNFSSMQNLYPSSKSEDADHGISNGLHRAYAHVSKTVSSSSSSSSPSRHGGSTTGNKAQSSMRGPSQEDDNLSDSGHNSMTSLPPYRPPFRPNLSQISASMGHINTIGSLDRTPLAAKAVGSGGGPIGEMACRSMATLSRLVPYGGEAPPPYDWTLSMSVEEVVRDLEERLVEKEHELKQMRRNLDESEGAIAQVFEGKQRLWEKEVEELKRLYAAKLRQVSQHAQRSQRSFQLQLHKAQQEKNRLQDEIEGLKTSQEGGTKEKPTSPTLEETQWEVCQKSGEISLLKQQFRDSQAEVTHKLSEIFQLKTQLRETRLELRNRDSQVDALKLILHSSQQHRRPSHSTSDHGKGDESATGSCAGPTEERLRAELLLERRQSEAQAAAFEEERRTWQTEKDKVIRYQKELQASYLEMYRRNAVLERELRQLRAGREQGGGSGDESSEREEELKVDKEEDGSSSGLPWIDRIESSEI; this is translated from the exons ATGGCAGCCTCGGTCCAGACGCTTCCTCGTCCTAGTAAAACCTTCCAAAGCTCATTCCCGGCATCGTCCTTTTCACCCCGCTGCAACATGGGAAGTGTAGGCAGTCTGGTGGAGAGGCCCGACGTCTCTCCCACTAAAGTCAACAAGGCCGTTCCCCAGGTGAGACCCAAACCGACAAACGGGCTCCTGAAGAAAGGCTTCACCCAGAGGGAGCTCCTCAACTACCTCAACATTACCAG AAAAGAGCCCAAAGCAAACCAGAGCAGTGGCTCCAAGAAGGACATCATGGCCTCGATTGGTGGGCGTAAGGAAGAAGAGCTGTATGCCAAGGTCTTCCACAAAGATGGCACAGAGATTGATTTGACCAAAAACTCACTGCCAAGTGGGGGAAAGTATGAAAAG CCTCGCTTTAGGTCATCTGCCTTCAAACCAGTCACTCCCAAAAACTTCAGTTCCATGCAGAACCTGTATCCGTCTTCCAAATCAGAGGACGCGGACCACGGCATATCTAATGGGCTGCACAGGGCCTACGCCCATGTCTCGAAAACGGTCTCCAGctcatcttcctcatcctcaCCCTCTCGTCATGGAGGCTCCACCACGGGTAACAAG GCTCAATCCTCCATGCGCGGCCCGAGCCAGGAGGATGACAACCTGTCGGACTCGGGTCACAACTCCATGACCAGCCTGCCGCCATATCGGCCCCCTTTTCGCCCAAACTTGTCTCAAATCAG TGCATCTATGGGCCACATCAACACTATTGGCTCCCTGGACCGCACCCCTCTGGCCGCCAAAGCTGTCGGTTCAGGAGGCGGGCCCATAGGGGAAATGGCGTGTCGCAGCATGGCAACGCTCAGCCGCCTGGTGCCGTATGGAGGGGAGGCTCCGCCTCCTTATGACTGGACGCTCTCCATGTCTGTAGAGGAAGTG GTGCGGGATCTAGAGGAACGGCTGGTGGAGAAAGAACACGAGCTGAAGCAGATGAGACGAAACCTGGACGAGAGCGAGGGCGCCATCGCTCAG GTGTTTGAAGGCAAACAGCGTCTGTGGGAGAAGGAGGTGGAGGAACTGAAGCGCCTCTACGCCGCCAAGCTGCGACAGGTTTCCCAGCACGCCCAGCGATCCCAGCGCAGTTTCCAGCTGCAGCTCCACAAGGCCCAGCAGGAGAAGAACCGACTGCAAGATGAGATTGAGGGTCTAAAAACAAGCCAGGAGGGCGGAACCAAGGAGAAGCCGACTAGTCCCACCCTGGAGGAGACACAGTGGGAG GTTTGCCAAAAGTCCGGCGAGATCTCCTTGCTGAAGCAGCAGTTTCGAGACTCTCAGGCCGAGGTGACCCACAAGCTGAGCGAGATCTTCCAGCTGAAGACGCAGCTCAGGGAGACCCGCCTGGAGCTGCGCAACAGGGACAGCCAGGTGGATGCGCTGAAGCTGATCCTGCACAGTTCCCAGCAGCACAGACGACCCTCTCACAGCACCAGCGACCACGGGAAGGGGGACGAAAGCGCAACAG GAAGTTGCGCGGGCCCGACCGAGGAGCGACTGCGCGCCGAGCTGCTCCTGGAGCGACGCCAGAGCGAGGCCCAGGCCGCGGCTTTCGAGGAGGAGAGGCGGACGTGGCAGACGGAGAAGGACAAGGTCATCCGCTACCAGAAGGAGCTGCAGGCCAGCTATTTGGAGATGTACCGCCGCAACGCCGTGCTGGAGAGGGAGCTGCGCCAGCTGAGAGCCGGCCGAGAGCAAGGAGGGGGGAGCGGAGACGAGAGTTCGGAAAGAGAAGAAGAGCTGAAGGTGGACAAAGAAGAGGACGGTTCATCCTCGGGTTTGCCGTGGATTGACAGGATCGAATCCTCTGAGATTTGA
- the LOC144026269 gene encoding uncharacterized protein LOC144026269: MDSWTLQEDSYSLLHSAPHTPFSLCHRDGTPNHVEIFDIISAPSQRGAISETTCLCDIFGDDCEPSASNNPAVGFVHSQSEVERTTVTSPVVDDLNDSSGSYHTAPGSIEGEEGSDNLTERIYSPTLRGESTEDEQPEQIIVSSELSKASGSSFDLKSKSTVPQLNPAGSLSEFDNADFRERTPSPGHNSSSSLCSQETVSVLCYSSAETRCSPLLLQPGNEQVRLTPLLKRTRNNSVSSLSDKSLTPSPSYESMNCAISSSSESVNNEAQFRETEAELTSTHLNKNTSASPSPTLFGFSSQASKVESRADVSSGYTESQPEETLLPSELSYSSSLPDTPASSPLNELNGRVSQSDLMSRSSTPDLEIETSPLSSELTEDLNLTEIDFKSTEFGTIISTASLGCTAASPVISFSPDPVDSGVVPELKHTSASPELLSAPSTRHKSGSRTSSPGHSRPNSASSEIITKACSPVISYSLSPSPGIRSTCSSIESSHTAPSPEIRITPSSPEVKRRDYISEEQTISDSPLLECSPSRSLTSSPQITGISYSVVLPEEADTPPSPELCHLPTPQSDITRASPPRRSPSSSRPSTPRDLSPGSGFSGSELQAEISQCRSHTSSPQSLRCSPSPELRYQSLNSSPELRSREPSPASPTVSRSDQCSSSILCSEYNTHYLHPTPPLETSEGVTSSFPNQHIELETQKVQPELELDKEDKTSGTKSSSPEEKFDQALIQQHPRDRLTSKEIPFADLVSLSGENQGTGPINNFNNPIKNKSFSHSFVFTDKGRVHHIFNKAKSLQREEKRLNQHTHNTFKSKFTSDHSRQKLGERARSAQNMAHHIDRRKTPSPPLIRFTPVHIIEPEKPWRQWQNRGPPDFAASAQSGYLKKIVSNRESPDVVPPDDNNSPHSIRLGKQLEVERKIEHEEKRERQREGGMEREKHREGWEIEKEEWQRDASYRGEQVELSFNAKNRKGPASCSTAPTSIESCQGLPTLHSYSESLLATRQPQEQHSRLKLASQRDKSGGLTRRLQNPVPQHKFSPQSVTNRPGRSSSSSMGSELDEADNEVKWLTDVAFRSLSSPEVDYLDMYNSSHRSSTNISQPSTQESPAGISGAWPTYADFRGSASKLDSDDLTLQQQSLYHSEGIDPARCYEMGSFECIDVAVEREDTRKVRRGVPKRQIQLKRKESMDDSSENNSPGLPAMENSPSLETHSREAFLRQYSTTSAGQEGYAPKHSPDPEQNERKSKLQKSTSLDETCSKTKMATCLIKSVLSKKMQSAEMQSDEPDGDEVNPTSGKNTSIEEPLECDLNSSLYSNYNHPCDVFAMKEEQRDDIRPGKSFGEKSSKRPSTNNINTISTLSVTDNQQWDPQECDTTAPASEIRSTLPLDSSQSRSGIQHIDDSKPLQGKERGDSVNTIAGNMGAPSATGAFSTQARMTSQHQECENTEAHKQLQQGDKSCHMTQETVFQGGKKKKACLNVCLTPETENNQDISSPDMHFRQQHEKVQETNVDLKTEEDDKTEDNKAKSPIHKVRDVRRLVKNTYNLSFKATSCASSDITEERIELLKETKKDGIKKDVEDNIEGRTAEVFEERANKCMEMSEEKREEGKDEKLSTLSSPLQSEGKPLTQLHPMQIQCKAVCWKDDKNKTQIHKDSENHSGKTSGCTNREQDKNLSKSDTQQWMQEPLGSGATTKLWQHNFNKDAESLKGDNEDKPVLVGTDRKPPMLGSLPKLPSKEREVSTAVVLIRDGSSQVKSCAPLTQEEVPTLLQASSSPEITTTGNTLSSSSHSVSMLLKEKGYQADIGAVVGDNQNKTGAMGAPHKHVNCLEIPLQTPSDGGAEQHREKTFSASSSVQSPSLQSDHVDKPPKAREDEGGRISQKTTSPQGNPPDQLSTLKHKEHQDFEAVKRQDPTFPPRSPAIRRFRPQPIEVKSFSKETPKQEMTTNSPTNRPQTIEVKSIAKNSQKPAVPPKPTCKFKPADLGPKTNEVPGSAIPNVKPQSEERPQTIVVSSPTIYRKIPSESSSTSNQTRKLAVSAVSSLKPPTSKITTKTISSVTNQAVSLSGKDTSKDQQQHQWTAPVRSAHHTTATSAPLPSITSTEGPNSDPVAKQVPELSATGARHTSQPAVVEPNTDEVAVTTSSNNPKPPAAASTTQAPRYTQQQYRGLSNERAQRAPDPHFYASDDPPSYDERESFSPLMPDLTHRRSNRYQNPSYPPPCSCPAGYPAQSAFPPPAPHHLHHHHSPHNLTPPAPPHSPGHVIPYQAPQPVVRPHQCRADPQPMNFQPSSSPKSSPLGPSQPPAIYQPPHQPPPCPPHHSLMPVDRPMPSDPRRLPPHRSPQQQPPNMPGAPYSDPGHSHSPGLAPMDPHYMCGQYGSEYGGDTSSLYSESSYGQTPRRVLLDPETGKYFYIEVPMQPLRKMLFDPETGQYVEVLIPQQGMSHSGLYPPSAAPYTSLHNPNMYGPAPHYMPYAAPPPTAHPQPQHQPPRYPEALSAATMHPNGPSGSYRNCSGQGSKPEALNHPPLDQSYLEGMYYVPTGMNAGSNPTPPVYYHKHPPSLPPSGGKRS; encoded by the coding sequence ATGGACAGCTGGACTCTTCAAGAGGACAGCTACTCATTGCTGCACAGTGCACCCCACACACCATTTTCCTTGTGCCATCGGGACGGCACCCCTAACCACGTTGAAATATTTGACATCATAAGTGCTCCAAGTCAACGCGGTGCCATCTCTGAGACCACGTGCCTGTGTGACATATTCGGGGATGATTGTGAACCCTCGGCCTCCAACAATCCAGCCGTAGGATTTGTCCATTCCCAGAGCGAAGTGGAGAGGACAACGGTCACATCACCCGTGGTGGATGATTTGAATGACTCCTCTGGCTCATACCACACAGCACCGGGCTCTATTGAAGGAGAAGAGGGGTCTGACAACCTAACGGAGAGGATTTACAGCCCTACACTGCGGGGTGAGTCCACTGAGGATGAGCAGCCTGAGCAAATCATAGTGAGCTCAGAACTTTCTAAAGCTAGTGGCTCAAGTTTTGACTTGAAAAGTAAATCAACCGTGCCTCAGCTAAACCCGGCAGGCtctttatctgaatttgacaacGCTGACTTCAGGGAGAGGACCCCTTCTCCTGGACACAACAGCTCCTCTAGTCTCTGTTCACAGGAAACAGTCTCAGTTTTGTGTTATTCCTCTGCAGAGACGAGATGTTCACCTTTGTTACTTCAGCCAGGAAATGAACAAGTAAGACTCACTCCTTTGTTAAAAAGAACAAGAAATAATAGCGTGTCCAGTTTGTCAGATAAATCTCTAACTCCAAGTCCTTCCTATGAGTCCATGAACTGCGCCATCTCATCCTCCTCAGAATCAGTCAACAACGAGGCTCAGTTTAGAGAAACAGAAGCTGAGCTGACGAGCACACACCTTAACAAAAACACCAGTGCATCACCTAGCCCCACACTCTTTGGGTTTTCTTCTCAAGCTTCAAAAGTAGAATCCAGAGCTGACGTTTCATCTGGATATACAGAATCCCAGCCAGAAGAAACACTGCTCCCCTCTGAGCTGAGTTATAGTTCCTCCTTACCTGATACTCCAGCGTCATCTCCTTTAAATGAGCTGAATGGAAGGGTTTCCCAGTCTGATTTAATGAGCAGAAGCTCCACACCAGATTTAGAAATAGAAACCTCTCCCCTTAGCTCAGAGTTGACTGAAGATCTCAACCTAACAGAAATTGACTTTAAAAGTACTGAGTTTGGCACCATCATCTCAACAGCTTCCCTAGGGTGCACAGCAGCCTCCCCTGTTATATCATTCAGCCCAGATCCAGTGGATAGTGGTGTTGTGCCTGAATtaaagcacacctctgcatcaCCTGAACTGCTCAGTGCACCGTCAACACGACACAAAAGTGGATCAAGAACTTCTTCACCTGGACACTCAAGACCCAATTCAGCATCTTCTGAAATAATCACCAAGGCCTGTTCACCTGTGATTAGTTATAGTTTATCTCCGTCACCTGGTATTAGAAGCACCTGTTCTTCTATCGAGAGCTCACACACAGCTCCGTCACCTGAGATCAGGATCACACCATCCTCACCTGAGGTCAAAAGGAGAGACTACATCTCTGAAGAGCAAACAATATCAGACTCTCCTCTTTTAGAGTGTTCCCCATCAAGGAGTCTCACTTCCTCCCCTCAAATCACTGGGATATCTTATTCTGTTGTTCTACCAGAGGAGGCGGACACTCCCCCGTCTCCCGAGCTCTGTCATCTCCCCACTCCTCAGTCTGATATCACACGTGCATCACCTCCGAGAAGGAGCCCCTCCTCGAGTAGGCCGAGTACACCACGAGACTTATCTCCTGGATCAGGCTTCTCAGGCTCCGAGCTACAGGCTGAAATATCACAGTGTAGGTCGCACACATCTTCACCTCAATCATTGCGTTGCAGTCCCTCACCTGAGTTGAGATACCAGAGCCTAAATTCTTCACCTGAGCTCCGAAGTAGAGAACCATCACCTGCTTCACCCACAGTGAGCAGATCAGATCAATGCTCGTCATCAATCCTGTGCTCTGAGTATAACACCCACTATTTGCATCCTACTCCTCCCTTGGAGACATCTGAAGGAGTTACGTCCTCCTTTCCCAATCAACACATAGAGTTGGAAACACAGAAAGTTCAACCTGAATTAGAATTGGACAAAGAAGATAAAACATCTGGAACCAAAAGCAGTTCCCCTGAGGAAAAGTTTGACCAAGCATTGATTCAACAACACCCAAGGGACAGACTTACGTCAAAGGAAATACCTTTTGCTGATTTGGTGTCTTTGTCTGGGGAAAATCAAGGTACTGGGCctattaataattttaataaccCTATTAAAAACAAGTCATTTTCTCACAGTTTTGTGTTTACTGATAAGGGTAGGGTTCACCATATTTTTAACAAGGCTAAATCTCTGCAGAGAGAAGAAAAACGACtgaatcaacacacacacaatacattTAAGTCAAAGTTTACATCTGATCATTCAAGACAAAAACTTGGTGAAAGAGCAAGGTCTGCACAGAACATGGCCCACCATATAGACAGGAGAAAAACTCCCTCTCCTCCATTAATCAGATTTACCCCTGTACACATTATAGAACCTGAGAAACCATGGCGACAGTGGCAGAACAGAGGCCCCCCTGACTTTGCAGCATCCGCTCAGAGTGGTTATTTGAAGAAGATTGTGTCAAATAGGGAAAGCCCCGATGTTGTACCTCCTGATGATAATAATAGTCCCCACAGTATCCGACTTGGGAAGCAATTGGAAGTGGAGAGGAAAATTGAGCATGAGGAGAAGAGAGAAAGGCAAAGGGAAGGGGGGATGGAGAGAGAAAAACACAGGGAGGGGTGGGAGATCGAAAAGGAGGAGTGGCAAAGGGATGCCAGTTACAGAGGGGAACAGGTTGAGCTGTCATTCAATGCCAAGAATAGAAAAGGGCCTGCAAGTTGCAGTACAGCCCCCACAAGCATAGAGAGCTGTCAGGGACTGCCAACACTGCATTCCTATTCAGAGAGTTTGCTTGCCACCAGACAGCCACAGGAACAGCATAGTCGACTTAAACTAGCTTCTCAGCGAGACAAGAGTGGTGGTCTGACCAGACGACTTCAGAATCCTGTACCACAGCACAAGTTTAGTCCTCAATCGGTCACAAACAGGCCTGGCCGGAGTTCAAGCTCTAGCATGGGAAGTGAGTTGGATGAGGCAGACAATGAGGTGAAGTGGCTCACAGACGTGGCTTTTCGAAGCCTGTCGAGCCCAGAAGTAGATTACCTTGATATGTATAACTCCAGCCACCGATCATCTACCAACATCTCCCAGCCCTCTACGCAGGAGAGCCCAGCAGGGATCAGTGGTGCCTGGCCGACCTATGCTGATTTCAGGGGTTCTGCTTCAAAGCTGGACAGTGATGACCTCACATTACAGCAGCAGTCTCTGTACCATTCTGAAGGAATTGATCCAGCACGCTGCTATGAGATGGGGAGCTTTGAGTGCATAGATGTGGCTGTGGAAAGAGAAGACACTCGGAAGGTCAGAAGAGGAGTGCCAAAGAGACAGATTCAGTTGAAGAGAAAGGAGAGCATGGATGACAGTAGTGAAAATAACAGTCCTGGACTTCCTGCAATGGAGAACAGCCCCTCACTTGAAACACATTCTAGAGAGGCATTTTTAAGGCAATACAGTACAACATCAGCAGGCCAAGAAGGCTATGCTCCTAAGCACAGCCCTGATCCTGAGCAGAATGAAAGAAAATCCAAGCTTCAAAAATCAACTTCTTTGGATGAAACATGCTCGAAGACAAAGATGGCCACCTGCCTTATCAAGAGTGTTTTGTCCAAGAAAATGCAAAGTGCCGAAATGCAATCTGATGAGCCAGATGGAGATGAAGTGAACCCCACATCTGGGAAAAATACCTCTATTGAGGAGCCACTGGAATGTGACTTAAATTCCTCCTTGTACTCTAACTACAATCATCCCTGTGATGTTTTTGCTATGAAAGAAGAACAAAGAGATGACATCAGACCAGGAAAGAGCTTTGGAGAGAAATCCAGCAAAAGACCAAGCACAAACAACATCAACACAATTTCTACTCTCTCGGTCACTGACAACCAACAGTGGGATCCTCAAGAGTGCGATACAACTGCACCAGCATCTGAAATAAGATCCACACTGCCATTGGATAGCTCACAGTCAAGAAGTGGAATACAGCATATAGATGACAGTAAACCATTGCAGGGAAAAGAGAGAGGCGACTCAGTAAATACCATTGCCGGGAATATGGGAGCTCCATCTGCTACCGGAGCCTTCAGCACACAGGCCAGGATGACAAGCCAACATCAGGAATGTGAAAACACAGAAGCCCATAAACAACTACAACAGGGTGACAAAAGCTGCCACATGACACAGGAGACTGTATTTCAAGGGGGCAAGAAAAAGAAAGCATGTCTCAATGTCTGCCTTACACCCGAGACAGAAAACAATCAAGACATATCTTCACCAGATATGCATTTCAGACAGCAGCACGAAAAGGTCCAAGAGACCAATGTAGATCTCAAAACAGAGGAAGATGATAAGACTGAGGATAATAAAGCAAAAAGCCCTATCCACAAAGTTAGAGACGTTAGGAGACTTGTAAAGAATACATATAATCTCTCTTTCAAAGCAACCAGTTGTGCATCCTCGGATATCACTGAAGAAAGGATTGAACTTTTGAAAGAGACAAAAAAGGATGGAATTAAAAAGGATGTGGAAGACAACATAGAGGGACGGACAGCAGAGGTATTTGAGGAAAGGGCAAATAAGTGTATGGAGATGAGCGAGGAAAAAAGGGAGGAGGGAAAAGATGAAAAGTTGTCTACATTATCTTCACCTCTGCAGAGCGAAGGGAAGCCTCTAACTCAGCTACACCCGATGCAAATACAATGCAAGGCAGTTTGCTGGAAAGacgacaaaaataaaacacaaatccaTAAAGACTCAGAGAACCATAGTGGCAAAACATCAGGTTGCACAAACAGAGAGCAAGACAAGAACCTCTCTAAATCGGACACACAGCAATGGATGCAGGAACCACTAGGAAGTGGAGCAACTACCAAATTGTGGCAACACAATTTTAATAAGGATGCAGAATCATTGAAGGGAGACAATGAGGACAAGCCTGTTCTGGTGGGAACAGACAGAAAACCTCCCATGCTAGGAAGTCTCCCCAAACTTCCTAGTAAGGAAAGAGAAGTGTCCACTGCTGTTGTCTTGATAAGAGATGGATCCAGCCAGGTAAAGTCATGTGCACCACTTACTCAGGAAGAGGTTCCTACTCTTCTCCAGGCCTCATCTTCACCTGAGATCACAACCACTGGAAATACCCTAAGCAGTAGTAGCCACTCGGTTTCCATGTTATTGAAGGAGAAAGGCTACCAAGCTGATATTGGAGCAGTTGTAGGTGATAACCAGAATAAAACTGGAGCAATGGGGGCCCCGCATAAACATGTAAACTGTTTGGAGATCCCACTGCAGACACCTTCAGATGGTGGAGCTGAGCAACATCGAGAGAAGACATTCTCTGCTTCATCCAGTGTGCAGAGCCCTTCATTGCAGTCTGACCATGTAGATAAACCCCCGAAGGCCAGAGAAGATGAAGGGGGTCGCATCAGCCAAAAAACAACCAGCCCACAAGGAAATCCACCAGACCAACTTTCAACTCTTAAACACAAGGAACACCAAGATTTTGAAGCAGTGAAAAGACAGGACCCAACCTTCCCGCCAAGATCACCTGCGATACGACGATTCAGACCTCAGCCAATTGAAGTGAAATCCTTTTCTAAAGAGACACCAAAGCAAGAGATGACAACAAATAGCCCTACAAACCGGCCGCAAACCATTGAAGTTAAATCAATTGCTAAAAATTCACAAAAGCCAGCCGTACCCCCAAAGCCAACTTGCAAATTCAAACCTGCAGATTTAGGACCAAAGACTAATGAAGTGCCTGGATCAGCTATTCCAAACGTAAAACCTCAGAGTGAAGAGAGGCCTCAAACAATAGTAGTGTCATCGCCCACAATATACAGAAAGATTCCCAGTGAGTCCTCTTCAACCTCTAACCAAACGAGAAAACTAGCTGTTTCTGCTGTTTCCAGCCTGAAACCCCCAacaagcaaaataacaacaaaaacaatttcaagtGTCACAAACCAGGCTGTATCATTATCAGGCAAAGATACTTCCAAAGATCAGCAGCAGCACCAGTGGACAGCTCCTGTGAGATCCGCACATCATACAACTGCAACATCAGCTCCTTTGCCGAGTATTACCTCAACTGAGGGTCCAAATTCTGATCCGGTAGCAAAGCAGGTGCCTGAATTATCTGCAACAGGAGCCAGACATACTAGCCAGCCTGCTGTTGTGGAGCCAAACACGGATGAAGTAGCTGTGACAACATCTTCAAACAATCCCAAACCACCTGCTGCTGCCTCCACAACACAAGCCCCAAGATACACACAGCAGCAATACCGTGGTTTGTCCAATGAACGTGCCCAAAGGGCCCCTGACCCGCATTTTTATGCCTCTGATGACCCTCCAAGTTACGATGAAAGAGAGAGCTTTAGTCCCCTAATGCCAGATTTGACCCACCGGCGTTCAAATCGCTATCAAAACCCCTCCTACCCTCCTCCTTGTTCCTGTCCAGCCGGCTACCCTGCTCAGTCAGCTTTCCCCCCGCCTGCACCCCATCACCTCCATCATCACCACAGCCCACACAACCTCACCCCACCAGCACCTCCACACTCCCCAGGTCATGTGATACCATACCAAGCCCCACAGCCTGTCGTCCGTCCCCACCAATGCAGAGCTGATCCTCAGCCCATGAACTTCCAACCCAGCTCGTCACCAAAGTCAAGTCCTCTCGGTCCAAGCCAACCGCCCGCCATATACCAGCCTCCTCACCAGCCTCCCCCATGTCCTCCTCACCACTCTCTCATGCCGGTGGACCGCCCCATGCCCAGTGACCCCCGACGGCTCCCTCCCCATCGATCCCCCCAGCAGCAGCCACCGAACATGCCTGGTGCTCCTTACAGTGATCCTGGGCACAGCCACTCCCCAGGCCTTGCTCCCATGGATCCCCATTACATGTGTGGGCAGTATGGCTCCGAGTATGGGGGTGACACCTCCAGTTTGTACTCAGAGAGCAGTTATGGGCAGACACCCCGAAGAGTCCTCTTGGATCCTGAAACGGGGAAGTATTTTTATATCGAGGTGCCTATGCAGCCCTTGAGAAAGATGCTGTTTGACCCAGAAACTGGCCAGTATGTGGAAGTTCTCATCCCCCAGCAAGGCATGTCTCACTCAGGCCTATATCCTCCATCAGCAGCCCCATACACATCTCTCCATAACCCCAATATGTATGGCCCAGCTCCACATTACATGCCCTATGCCGCTCCCCCTCCCACTGCTCATCCCCAGCCTCAACACCAGCCACCTCGATATCCTGAGGCTTTATCTGCAGCGACAATGCACCCAAATGGGCCCAGTGGCAGCTACAGGAACTGTTCTGGTCAGGGATCCAAGCCAGAGGCCCTAAACCATCCACCACTGGACCAGAGCTACCTGGAGGGTATGTATTATGTTCCCACAGGGATGAATGCAGGCTCCAATCCAACCCCACCAGTCTACTACCATAAACATCCACCCAGCCTTCCCCCATCAGGGGGGAAAAGGTCCTGA
- the rmnd5b gene encoding E3 ubiquitin-protein transferase RMND5B, with translation MEQCACVERELEKVLHRFVMYGHQSEERLDELLRSVCEIRGQLVAFGVQDGDLSVLSQTMAQCCKNIKETVQMLASRHKDIHGSVSKVGKAIDRNFDAEISAVVAETVWDTPERQKHLSETIVEHLYRQGMLSVAEDLCQESGVVIDMSMKQPFLELNRILEALRMQNLRPALEWAVTNRQRLLDLNSCLEFKLHRLYFISLLSGGISNQMEALQYARHFQPFASQHQRDIQILMGSLVYLRHGIDNSPYRSLLETNQWAEICNIFTRDACALLGLSVESPLSVSFASGCMALPVLMNIKQVIEQRQCSGVWTHKDELPIEIDLGKKCWYHSVFACPILRQQTSESNPPMKLICGHVISRDALNKLTNAGKLKCPYCPMEQNPSHAKQIYF, from the exons ATGGAACAGTGTGCCTGCGTGGAGCGGGAGCTGGAGAAAGTGCTCCATCGCTTTGTCATGTACGGCCACCAATCTGAGGAGAGGTTGGACGAGCTCCTGCGCAGCGTCTGTGAAATACGAGGACAGCTGGTTGCATTCG gaGTCCAAGATGGAGATTTATCAGTCCTGTCTCAGACTATGGCTCAGTGTTGTAAGAATATCAAAGAGACTGTCCAGATGCTCGCCTCTCGACATAAGGACATTCACGGCAGCGTTTCTAAAGTCGGCAAAGCCATCGACAGG AATTTTGATGCAGAGATCAGTGCTGTGGTCGCAGAGACTGTGTGGGACACTCCGGAGAGACAAAAACACCTGAGTGAAACTATAGTAGAGCACCTGTACAGACAAGGCATGCTCAGTGTAGCAGAAGATCTTTGTCAG GAGTCAGGTGTAGTTATAGATATGAGCATGAAGCAGCCTTTTCTGGAGCTCAACAGGATCCTTGAAGCGCTGAGGATGCAGAACCTGAGGCCGGCACTTga GTGGGCAGTGACCAATCGCCAGCGTCTCCTGGACCTCAACAGCTGTTTAGAGTTTAAATTGCACCGTTTGTACTTCATCAGCCTGCTTAGCGGGGGCATTAGCAACCAGATGGAGGCGCTGCAGTATGCTAGGCACTTCCAGCCCTTTGCCTCGCAGCACCAGAGAG ATATTCAGATCCTTATGGGCAGCTTGGTGTACCTGCGTCACGGCATTGACAACTCTCCTTACCGTAGTTTGCTGGAAACCAATCAGTGGGCGGAGATCTGTAATATTTTCACCAGAGACGCCTGCGCTTTACTTGGCCTCTCTGTAGAGTCTCCTCTTAGTGTTAG TTTTGCCTCAGGCTGCATGGCTTTACCCGTGCTGATGAACATCAAGCAGGTGATCGAGCAGAGGCAATGCAGCGGCGTCTGGACGCACAAAGACGAACTGCCC ATTGAAATAGACCTTGGCAAGAAGTGCTGGTACCACTCGGTGTTCGCCTGCCCCATCCTCAGACAGCAAACCTCAGAGAGCAACCCGCCCATGAAGCTCATCTGCGGTCACGTCATCTCCAGAGATGCTCTCAACAAACTGACCAACGCCGGGAA GTTGAAATGCCCGTATTGCCCCATGGAGCAGAATCCTTCACACGCCAAGCAGATCTACTTTTGA